Proteins found in one Crassostrea angulata isolate pt1a10 chromosome 3, ASM2561291v2, whole genome shotgun sequence genomic segment:
- the LOC128177052 gene encoding TM2 domain-containing protein CG10795-like has translation MQLQSNRVFCFVFYIILQFKNSAASDLRCEDLLMGQFYCKDPVIDTETQAEINCDPEKKTTPTECVVAEGITCIPQNSNTLYTFNGTEVGFYKEAPCRWTNGYKFETALLLSVFLGMFGVDRFYLGYPAIGLLKFSTLGFFFLGQLIDILLIALQVVKPSDGSEYIMNYFGVGLIHIQANNDTYIKPDESWNMS, from the exons ATGCAGTTACAGTCAAATagagttttttgttttgtattttacatcATTCTCCAGTTTAAAAATTCTGCAGCGAGTGACCTTAGATGCGAGGACTTGTTAATGGGACAATTCTATTGTAAAGATCCAGTGATAGACACGGAAACTCAA GCAGAAATTAACTGTGATCCAGAGAAAAAGACCACACCAACTGAATGTGTTGTCGCAGAAGGAATAACCTGCATTCCCCAAAATTCAAACACACTTTACACATTCAATGGAACAGAAGTTGGCTTCTACAAGGAAGCTCCTTGCAGATGGACGAATGGTTACAAGTTCGAGACAGCATTACTCCTTTCAGTCTTTCTTGGGATGTTTGGGGTTGACAGATTCTACCTTGGGTATCCCGCAATAGGACTTTTAAAGTTTTCTACTCTGGGGTTTTTCTTTCTTGGACAATTGATTGACATCCTCCTGATAGCCCTTCAGGTAGTGAAACCTTCGGATGGATCCGAATATATCATGAACTATTTCGGAGTTGGTCTGATTCATATTCAGGCAAATAATGACACATATATTAAGCCTGACGAGTCGTGGAATATGTCATGA